From the Candidatus Nealsonbacteria bacterium genome, one window contains:
- the secF gene encoding protein translocase subunit SecF: MGFDFLKYNKIYLIFSGFLILISFIFLIFFGLNFGIDFTGGSILEIEYKNERPSNQVIRESLIGLDLGEFIIQPTNERGVILRMKEISPEIHQQIIQKLKEKGDLEEQRFESIGPVIGRELRERIKLVTFISLLVILFYITLAFRKISKPIASWQYGISSIICLFHDVLIPLGIFSILGNYYHIQITIPVVIAFLIVIGYSINNTVVVFDRIRENILKRTGQTYEETVNLSLNQTLSRCLHTSLTTLFVLIAIFFFGGETLKYFALALILGIIAGTYSSLFLASPILVFWLKWKKNV; encoded by the coding sequence ATGGGATTTGATTTTCTCAAATATAATAAAATTTATCTTATTTTTTCCGGATTTTTAATTTTAATCAGTTTCATTTTTCTGATTTTTTTCGGTTTGAATTTCGGAATTGATTTTACCGGAGGAAGCATACTGGAGATAGAATACAAAAATGAGCGGCCTTCAAACCAGGTAATCAGGGAGTCGCTGATTGGCTTGGATTTAGGAGAATTTATTATTCAACCGACCAATGAAAGAGGGGTGATTTTAAGAATGAAAGAAATTTCTCCCGAAATCCACCAGCAGATAATTCAGAAATTAAAAGAAAAAGGGGATTTAGAAGAACAAAGATTTGAATCCATTGGCCCGGTAATCGGCCGGGAATTAAGAGAAAGAATCAAATTAGTCACTTTTATTTCTCTTTTAGTCATTCTTTTTTATATTACTTTGGCTTTCAGGAAAATTTCCAAGCCAATTGCTTCCTGGCAGTATGGAATTTCTTCCATTATTTGTCTTTTTCACGATGTTTTAATTCCTCTGGGGATTTTTTCCATTTTGGGCAATTATTACCATATTCAAATAACCATTCCAGTGGTCATTGCTTTTTTGATAGTTATCGGTTATTCCATTAACAACACAGTAGTTGTTTTTGACAGAATCAGGGAAAATATTTTAAAAAGAACCGGCCAGACCTATGAAGAAACAGTCAATTTGAGCCTAAATCAAACCCTGTCCCGCTGTCTTCATACTTCTTTGACCACTCTTTTTGTTTTAATCGCCATTTTCTTTTTTGGCGGAGAGACCTTGAAATATTTTGCTTTAGCTTTAATCCTGGGAATTATTGCCGGAACATACTCATCTCTTTTTTTAGCCAGCCCCATATTGGTATTTTGGCTAAAATGGAAAAAGAACGTTTAA
- a CDS encoding type IV secretion system DNA-binding domain-containing protein, which translates to MNSDNNEINFFGETTFRNIRKKFGIKTEDRRRHIYLIGKTGMGKTAMMENMAIQDIQKGKGLGFIDCYGEAAEKLLDFIPSQRINDVVYFNPADLDFPISFNVMEKVSREHRHLAASGLIGVLKKIWPDVWSSQVEHILNNAILALLEYPNSTILGINRMLIDVGFRKKIVDKVTDPMVKTFWLQEFAQYFHDFEIEATAIVQNKVGQFVSSPLIRNIVGQIKSKINMREIIDGKKILIVNISKEKIGEDNSRLLGALLITKLQLAAMSRVDIPEEKREDFYLYVDEFQNFATESFVNILSEARKYKLNLILGHQYINQMEEKVRDAVLGNAGTIVCFRVGAEDAEFLGKEFFPEFSAEDLVNLSKYDIYLKLMIDGTTSRPFSAKTLALFSKPEKSSKEKIIKVSREKYGISQKIIEEKINRWHKTLLYLNENSESHKKF; encoded by the coding sequence ATGAATTCTGACAATAACGAAATCAATTTTTTTGGCGAAACGACCTTTAGAAATATAAGAAAAAAATTTGGTATCAAAACCGAAGACCGGAGGAGACACATATATCTGATTGGAAAAACCGGCATGGGTAAAACCGCGATGATGGAAAATATGGCTATTCAGGACATCCAAAAGGGAAAGGGGCTTGGTTTTATTGATTGTTACGGAGAAGCGGCCGAAAAATTATTGGACTTCATTCCTAGCCAGCGAATTAACGATGTTGTTTATTTTAATCCGGCTGATTTGGATTTTCCCATTTCTTTCAATGTTATGGAAAAAGTCAGCCGGGAACATCGTCATTTGGCGGCTTCTGGTTTGATAGGGGTTTTAAAAAAAATCTGGCCCGATGTTTGGTCGTCCCAGGTGGAACACATTTTAAATAATGCTATTTTAGCTCTTTTGGAATACCCCAATTCTACCATCTTGGGGATTAATAGAATGCTGATAGACGTTGGTTTCAGAAAAAAAATAGTAGATAAGGTTACTGATCCGATGGTCAAAACATTTTGGCTTCAGGAATTTGCTCAATACTTTCATGATTTTGAAATAGAGGCAACAGCTATCGTTCAAAACAAGGTTGGTCAATTCGTTTCCAGTCCCTTAATCAGAAATATTGTTGGTCAGATTAAATCCAAAATCAATATGAGGGAAATAATAGACGGAAAAAAAATTCTCATTGTCAATATTTCCAAAGAGAAAATAGGAGAAGACAACTCTCGGCTGCTGGGGGCCTTATTGATTACCAAATTACAATTGGCGGCTATGTCCAGGGTTGATATTCCCGAAGAAAAAAGAGAAGATTTTTATTTATATGTTGATGAATTTCAAAACTTTGCTACCGAGTCCTTTGTTAATATTTTATCCGAAGCCAGAAAATATAAATTGAACTTGATTTTGGGCCATCAGTATATCAATCAAATGGAAGAAAAGGTAAGAGACGCCGTCCTCGGCAACGCAGGAACAATCGTTTGTTTTAGAGTAGGAGCCGAAGACGCTGAATTTTTGGGAAAAGAATTTTTTCCCGAATTTTCAGCCGAGGACTTAGTCAACCTATCCAAATATGATATTTATTTAAAACTAATGATTGATGGAACGACCAGCCGGCCCTTTTCAGCCAAAACCCTTGCTCTTTTTTCCAAACCCGAAAAATCTTCCAAAGAAAAAATTATTAAAGTTTCCCGGGAAAAATACGGAATTTCCCAAAAAATCATTGAAGAAAAAATTAACCGCTGGCACAAAACCCTCCTCTATTTAAATGAAAACTCTGAAAGCCATAAAAAATTTTAA
- a CDS encoding phosphoglycerate kinase: MKTLKAIKNFNFKGKKVLVRCDFNVPLSEKGDVLDDFRIKASLPTIEYLIKKGAKLLLMSHMGRSFDSAQNQKSKAERQFVEARREKRTKFSATIKNQKYSLKPIASKLETLLNRKVKFLRDCVGEVVEREIRKMRPKGIVLLENLRFYKEEEEGNPNFAQKLAKLADIYINDAFSVCHRSHASVVGITKYLPSAAGFLLEKEIKVLSQVMNPPAGGLKRPLVVIIGGSKVQDKARVIERFLQMADWILIGNLISKEIKQGKIELKKREKVVFPLDSIKGLDIGEKTIAIFKEKIFQAKTVFWAGPLGKIEEKKYQRGTEEIARTIIKSNSFSIIGGGDTIKFISRVGLIEKFNHVSIGGSALLAFLSGEKLPGLKALK; this comes from the coding sequence ATGAAAACTCTGAAAGCCATAAAAAATTTTAATTTTAAAGGAAAAAAAGTTTTAGTTCGGTGTGATTTTAATGTTCCCCTGTCAGAAAAAGGAGATGTTTTAGATGATTTTAGAATTAAAGCCAGCCTTCCCACCATTGAATACCTAATTAAAAAAGGAGCTAAGCTCCTTTTGATGAGTCACATGGGAAGATCATTCGATTCCGCTCAAAATCAAAAATCAAAAGCCGAGCGTCAATTTGTGGAAGCGAGGCGGGAGAAGAGAACGAAGTTCTCTGCGACCATCAAAAATCAAAAATATAGTTTAAAACCGATTGCTTCAAAATTAGAGACATTATTAAATCGAAAAGTTAAGTTTTTAAGAGACTGTGTTGGTGAAGTTGTTGAAAGAGAAATAAGAAAAATGAGACCCAAAGGTATCGTTTTATTGGAAAATTTAAGATTTTATAAAGAAGAAGAGGAAGGAAATCCGAATTTTGCTCAAAAATTGGCAAAATTGGCAGATATTTATATTAACGATGCTTTTTCGGTTTGTCATAGGTCGCATGCCTCAGTAGTCGGCATAACAAAATATTTGCCTTCGGCCGCCGGCTTTTTGCTGGAAAAAGAAATCAAAGTTTTATCTCAGGTTATGAATCCGCCAGCTGGCGGACTGAAAAGACCTTTGGTTGTAATTATCGGCGGAAGCAAGGTTCAAGATAAAGCAAGAGTGATTGAGAGATTTTTACAAATGGCCGATTGGATTTTAATCGGAAATTTAATATCCAAAGAGATTAAACAAGGAAAGATTGAGTTAAAAAAAAGAGAAAAGGTTGTTTTTCCCTTAGATAGTATAAAGGGTCTTGATATAGGAGAAAAAACAATTGCTATTTTCAAAGAAAAAATTTTTCAAGCCAAAACCGTTTTTTGGGCCGGTCCCCTTGGTAAAATTGAAGAAAAAAAATATCAAAGAGGAACCGAAGAAATCGCCCGAACTATCATAAAAAGCAATTCTTTTTCAATTATCGGAGGAGGGGATACGATTAAATTTATCAGTCGGGTCGGTTTAATTGAAAAATTCAATCATGTTTCAATTGGCGGAAGCGCTCTTTTGGCTTTTTTGAGCGGGGAAAAACTACCAGGTCTGAAAGCATTGAAATAA
- a CDS encoding DHH family phosphoesterase, whose protein sequence is MKRFVIRKMEEIKNLKKAAARILEAINKKEKIILYGDADLDGITSVIILKETLKNLNGQITAIYFPDREKEGYGITETGLNNLKKFSPALLIVFDLGIGNFKEVKLAQKMGLNVIIIDHHQILDKLPEAEIIVNPKQKGDKYDFKKLATVGLAFKLSEELLEKRMTDCLRKSFLELTAIATLADLMPRESENETMIQEGLSSLENSWRPGIKIFFDLLDWQNFDNIEQKVSKIISILNIRDVENNLPAGYRLLTASNFNETKKIFDKLLIKTEQRKIRVREITAEAEERIFQKEEPIIFEGDSNWEVALIPSLSSFFCQKYQKPTFIFKKLEKESQGTVRTPTGIDSVALMKKCKKYLLTFGGHAKASGFRIKNENLEKFKECLVKNLCEK, encoded by the coding sequence TTGAAGAGATTCGTAATTCGTAAGATGGAAGAGATAAAAAATCTAAAAAAAGCTGCTGCCCGAATTTTAGAAGCAATTAATAAAAAAGAAAAAATTATTCTCTATGGAGATGCCGATTTGGACGGCATAACTTCGGTTATTATTTTAAAAGAAACCCTGAAAAATTTAAACGGTCAAATCACAGCCATATATTTTCCCGATAGAGAAAAGGAGGGCTATGGAATTACCGAAACCGGTTTAAATAATTTAAAAAAATTTTCACCCGCCCTTTTAATCGTTTTTGATTTGGGTATCGGAAACTTTAAAGAAGTAAAATTAGCCCAAAAAATGGGTTTGAATGTAATAATTATTGACCATCATCAAATTTTAGATAAATTGCCGGAAGCCGAAATTATCGTTAATCCGAAGCAAAAAGGAGACAAATACGATTTTAAAAAATTAGCCACGGTCGGTCTTGCTTTTAAACTTTCGGAAGAACTTTTAGAAAAAAGAATGACCGATTGTCTAAGAAAAAGTTTTTTAGAATTGACGGCTATTGCCACTCTGGCCGATTTAATGCCTAGAGAATCGGAAAATGAAACAATGATTCAAGAGGGTTTGTCTTCTTTGGAAAATTCCTGGCGGCCGGGAATTAAAATTTTTTTTGATTTGTTGGATTGGCAAAATTTTGACAACATTGAGCAGAAAGTTTCCAAAATTATTTCAATTTTAAACATCAGGGATGTTGAAAATAATCTTCCGGCCGGCTATCGTCTTTTAACCGCTTCAAATTTTAATGAAACAAAAAAAATTTTTGATAAACTTTTAATAAAGACAGAACAAAGGAAAATAAGAGTAAGAGAAATTACAGCCGAAGCCGAAGAGAGAATTTTCCAAAAAGAAGAGCCGATTATTTTTGAAGGCGATTCAAATTGGGAAGTCGCCTTAATTCCTTCCCTGTCTTCATTTTTCTGTCAAAAATATCAAAAACCAACATTTATTTTCAAAAAACTGGAAAAAGAAAGCCAGGGTACAGTTAGAACTCCAACCGGAATAGACAGTGTGGCCTTGATGAAAAAATGCAAAAAATATCTTTTGACTTTCGGCGGCCATGCTAAGGCCTCCGGTTTCAGAATAAAAAACGAAAATCTGGAAAAATTTAAGGAATGTCTTGTTAAAAACTTATGCGAAAAATAA
- a CDS encoding ribonuclease HI family protein, which translates to MRKIIIYTDGGSKGNPGPSAVGVLFCNEKDEVVKKYSEYLGENFTNNEAEYLAVIFALEKFKALFGKKLAKNTEIELRSDSELLVKQLRGLYKILEPELQHLFLKIWNLKLDFQKLKFKLISRQKNKEADRLVNETLNSLTTTQKLF; encoded by the coding sequence ATGCGAAAAATAATAATTTATACTGATGGCGGGTCAAAGGGAAACCCCGGGCCGTCAGCAGTTGGAGTTTTATTTTGTAATGAAAAAGACGAGGTTGTTAAAAAATATTCCGAATACCTGGGCGAGAATTTTACCAACAATGAAGCCGAATATCTGGCCGTAATTTTTGCCTTAGAAAAATTTAAAGCTCTTTTTGGTAAAAAATTAGCCAAAAACACGGAAATTGAATTAAGGTCCGACTCTGAACTTTTAGTTAAACAGCTACGGGGTTTATATAAAATTTTAGAACCGGAATTACAACATCTTTTTTTAAAAATCTGGAATCTGAAATTGGATTTTCAAAAATTGAAATTCAAATTAATTTCTCGTCAAAAAAACAAAGAAGCTGATAGATTAGTTAATGAAACCTTAAATAGCCTGACTACCACTCAAAAATTATTCTGA